From a region of the Candidatus Binatia bacterium genome:
- a CDS encoding enolase C-terminal domain-like protein gives MKIVAIDTYPLVLPVREIYGGAAGFLEDCRSLIVRVETESGIEGWGEATQGRPGNTYETLETMEIMAQKYLAPALIGMDLEETGVLLLELHRVRTGHPLTKAAIETALFDALGKFYRIPLCFFFGGPYRREIDLVGGLGLDLGPESIGARARQLKLEGFQTFKIKIGQQDHQKDIERVRAVRAAVGDDASIRVDGNAAYSFAAARFVLHELVRFHIADAEQPLARGDLRSLAELRRAVGIPLAAQESVGSPEDALAVVEAGAADLLKIKLTHIGGFQRALEVASVVGAKGLPVVVGQGSACTTILSAAEMQLHSALGNAQMGGEMTGFLRLGEQDIFSPIAVTRGKALPPMTAGHGIEVNKETLQRLAGRS, from the coding sequence ATGAAGATCGTCGCCATCGATACCTACCCGTTGGTCCTGCCGGTCAGGGAGATCTACGGCGGCGCCGCGGGATTCCTCGAGGATTGCCGCTCGTTGATCGTTCGAGTGGAAACGGAGAGCGGCATCGAAGGTTGGGGCGAAGCGACTCAAGGGCGGCCGGGCAATACCTACGAGACCCTGGAAACAATGGAGATCATGGCGCAAAAATATTTGGCGCCGGCGCTCATCGGTATGGACCTCGAGGAGACCGGGGTTTTGCTTCTCGAGCTTCATCGCGTTCGCACCGGTCATCCGCTCACAAAAGCGGCGATCGAGACCGCCCTCTTCGACGCTCTGGGCAAATTTTATCGGATTCCGCTCTGCTTCTTCTTCGGCGGGCCGTACCGGCGGGAGATCGATCTGGTGGGCGGATTGGGACTGGATCTCGGGCCGGAATCTATCGGCGCACGCGCGCGTCAACTCAAGCTGGAAGGCTTTCAAACCTTCAAGATAAAAATCGGCCAGCAAGACCATCAAAAAGACATCGAACGGGTCCGCGCCGTCCGCGCGGCCGTGGGCGATGACGCTTCGATCCGGGTCGACGGCAACGCCGCGTATTCATTCGCCGCCGCGCGCTTTGTTTTGCATGAGCTCGTCCGATTTCATATCGCCGATGCCGAGCAGCCGTTGGCGCGGGGAGATCTCCGAAGCCTTGCCGAGCTGCGCCGCGCCGTCGGCATCCCCCTCGCGGCCCAGGAAAGCGTCGGCTCTCCGGAGGACGCTCTTGCGGTCGTCGAAGCGGGAGCGGCTGACCTCTTGAAGATCAAACTCACGCACATCGGGGGATTTCAGAGAGCGCTGGAAGTCGCCTCGGTCGTCGGAGCGAAGGGACTTCCGGTCGTCGTCGGCCAGGGAAGCGCCTGCACGACGATTCTTTCCGCCGCCGAGATGCAGCTTCACAGCGCGCTCGGAAACGCGCAAATGGGCGGCGAGATGACCGGCTTTTTGCGCCTCGGCGAGCAGGATATCTTCAGTCCGATCGCCGTGACTCGCGGCAAGGCGCTCCCGCCCATGACCGCGGGACACGGTATCGAAGTCAACAAAGAAACGTTGCAGCGTTTGGCCGGACGATCCTAG
- a CDS encoding MmgE/PrpD family protein, whose translation MTIGATQRLARFAVELNYRRIPAAVIGRAKECILDTLAVSLYGSTKPWSRTVSEFVRDSGLPGRSTVLGENWTAQPAPATLANGAMAHAFELDNVRQPGAGVHPGATAFLPAFAMAEEKKADGKSLLTAFVAACEVMSRIGVAAGNSLEKRGFHAPALTGTFGAAVAAGRLLGLNAREMVNALGIAGSYSGGLIEFSRCREGAMIKRLHLGKAAEGGVTAALLAGRGFAGPESILEGKFGFCRTFSDSPRLSYLTYRLGRKFESLNICIKRCACHINAHAPIEALQKLRGEIDFNPEDVHEIVVGGIEKLVTHHAIYRPKDLMMAQYSIPFCVALSLYDDPTDPGSFNDNKLKDKNILGTMRKVRLKVDPEIERKGWDRAARVTVVLAGGKRHAALVVHFKGTPRNPMSRAEVEDKAHKLTRAILPERQLERLVEAIDNLEKIEDVSSIGALLRSPR comes from the coding sequence CGCGGCGGTGATCGGCCGGGCGAAGGAGTGTATTTTAGATACGCTGGCTGTCTCCTTGTACGGTTCGACGAAGCCGTGGAGCCGGACCGTCAGCGAATTTGTTCGCGACTCCGGCCTTCCCGGCCGCTCTACGGTTTTGGGAGAGAACTGGACGGCGCAGCCGGCGCCGGCGACGCTTGCCAACGGCGCGATGGCGCACGCCTTTGAGCTCGATAACGTGCGCCAGCCGGGCGCGGGCGTTCATCCGGGGGCGACCGCTTTTCTTCCCGCCTTTGCGATGGCGGAAGAAAAGAAAGCCGACGGCAAATCGTTGCTCACCGCATTCGTCGCCGCCTGCGAGGTCATGTCGCGCATCGGCGTCGCGGCGGGGAACTCGCTCGAAAAAAGAGGCTTTCACGCGCCCGCATTGACCGGCACTTTCGGCGCCGCGGTGGCGGCCGGCCGGCTCCTGGGCCTGAACGCGAGAGAGATGGTCAACGCTCTCGGCATCGCCGGCTCGTACTCCGGCGGGCTGATCGAATTTTCCCGTTGCCGGGAAGGAGCCATGATCAAGCGGCTCCACCTCGGCAAAGCGGCGGAGGGAGGCGTGACCGCCGCCCTGCTCGCCGGTCGAGGCTTCGCCGGGCCGGAAAGCATTCTCGAAGGAAAGTTTGGTTTTTGCCGGACGTTTTCCGATTCCCCCAGGCTTTCCTACCTCACTTATCGCCTGGGGCGGAAATTCGAAAGCCTCAACATTTGCATCAAGCGCTGCGCTTGCCACATCAACGCGCACGCGCCCATCGAAGCGCTGCAGAAACTCCGCGGCGAGATCGATTTCAATCCGGAAGACGTTCACGAAATCGTGGTCGGCGGCATCGAAAAGTTGGTGACCCACCACGCCATCTATCGACCGAAAGATTTGATGATGGCGCAGTACAGCATACCCTTTTGCGTCGCGCTGAGTCTGTATGACGATCCGACCGATCCCGGGTCTTTTAATGACAATAAGCTCAAGGATAAAAATATTCTCGGAACAATGCGCAAGGTTCGACTCAAAGTCGACCCTGAGATCGAACGGAAAGGCTGGGACCGCGCCGCGCGGGTGACCGTAGTTCTCGCCGGCGGCAAGCGGCATGCGGCGCTGGTCGTCCACTTCAAAGGGACGCCGCGAAATCCGATGAGCCGGGCGGAAGTCGAAGACAAGGCGCACAAGCTGACCCGCGCCATTTTGCCGGAGCGGCAGTTGGAGCGTTTGGTGGAGGCGATAGACAATTTAGAAAAGATCGAGGATGTCTCCTCTATAGGCGCTCTCCTGCGCAGCCCACGATGA